AGCATCCAACTGACGCTCATAATGTCGTCTAGCAACCAAGATGGGCGCCATCGTCGGCGGCCAAACCTCCTGCAAATCCCCCGAGATCGAGGCCTTTGAAGCCCATCTCCCATCAGACGTCTACATCGTCTCATGCCACTCCCTCCACGGCCCCGGCGTCGACCCCCAGAACCAGCCCCTTGTCCTCATCCAGCACCGCGCCCCAGATGAAGCCCTCCGTAAAGTCGAGATCGTGCTCAGCTGCCTCAAGTCGAAATACGTCCATCTCACAGCTCAGGAGCACGACCGCATCACAGCAGATACCCAGGCCGTCACCCATGCCGCGTTTCTCTCCATGGGCAAGGCGTGGCACGCAAACAGGCAGTATCCCTGGGAGCTCAGCCGGTATGTTGGAGGCATTGAGAACGTCAAGATGAACATTATGCTGCGCATCTACTCGCAGAAGTGGCACGTCTACGCCGGCCTGGCGATTCTCAACCCGGAAGCCCGCAAACAGGTCTCCCAGTACGCAAAATCCACGACGGAGCTCTACAAGCTCATGCTCGAGGGCAACTTTGACGACTTAAAAGCTCGCATCTACGGTGCCCGCGACCGCGTCTTCGGCGCCTCCAAATCATGGGCCTCACGCCCACTCCTCGAACCTTCAATCCTCACAGCCTTCTCCCTCGGCACACCCACCCCCGAAGAACCCGCCCGACCAAACAACCACCTATCCCTCCTCGCAATGGTCGACTGCTGGGCGGCCCTCGGCATCGTCCCCTACGACCACATGCTCTGCAGCACGCCCCTATTCCGTCTCCGCTTGGGTGTAACGGAGCATCTCTTCCGCAACACGGAGATGCTCGACGAGACGCTCCGGACGGCGGTGGACGACAAGCGTTATCGAAGCGATGATTTGGAGTTTACCTTTGCGGCGAGGGGGTGGGCGGAGTGTGTTACGCTGGGACATTTTGAGACGTGGGAGAAGAGGTTTGTGAGCACGCAGGAGTTTTTCCAGCCGAGGTTTGCGGATGCGAAGAAGGTTggggatgagatgatgaagaaggtgCAGGCTAGTATGGATGAAgcgttgaagatggaggataAGTGAGGTGGGCGTGTTGGAATGTGATGATGAGTTACTTCAAAGATGTAGTAATGAACATAGTTCTGAAGTTTAATGTACATTTCACTGTTCATGTTTTTATTCCTGAAAGCTATACCTACGTATTGACAGTATTGTTAAACTCTCATGTAACGTCTAGTGAATACACATAATCTTATTCTCTATCATTGCTCCATATTTCTAGCCATTTTGAAGAGCCCAAGGTAACTGGATGCTGCACGCCTAAGACTCGCTGGCAGCCCTGGATACAGTCTTTCATTAGCGCCAGAGCATCTTCACGTCGaccttgcttcttccaggTAATTGCGAGATTATTCATGCCGCTCAGTGTGTCTGGATGGTCGGCTCCCAGGTTCATCTTGAGAGCCTTCATCACTTGCACTTCTagcttctcagcttcttcccaTCTGCCTTGTTTATAATATGTTAATGCGAGATTGCCCATACTCTGCAGGGTATATGGATGGTCGGCTCCAAACATATTCTTGCGAGCCTCTACTACTTGCATCCCtagctcttcagcttcatcccaTCGGCCTTGATTCCTATATGTTGATTCAAGCTCTTGCATACCTTCAAGCGTATATGGATGATCGATTCCAAGGGTATTCTTGTAGGCCTCTGTTACTtgcaccagcagcttctcagcttcatTTAATCGGCCTTGCTTCCTGTATGTCGATGCAAGACTGTTCATGCTGTGCAGGGTATATGGATGGTCGGTCCCAAGCGTATTCTTGCGAGCCTCTAGTACTTTCACCTCTagctcttcagcatcatcccATCGGCGTTGATTCCAATATATAATTGCAAGGTCGCCCATGATTCTGAGCGTATCTGGATGATCGGCTCCAAATTTGGCCGTGTAACTTTCCACCAATTGCACATGTagctcttcaccttcattCCAACGGCCTTGCTCTGATATTATTGATGCCAATGACCATATACTTTGTAACATTAGAGCGTCATCCTTTCCAAATTTCTTCTCGCACACCTTCTTAGACTTCCTCGCCATTTGCTCTGCAAGATTATATTTCCCTTGGCGACGCGCATACTTTCCTCCCTTATAACACAGAATCACCCAATCTTCGAGGGTATCCTCATTCGGTCGATAATCAAGGGCCACCTGAACATGTGCAAAGAGGTCCCGACAAATCGCCCAGTTCTCATATTTTGTTGTTGGGAATGACGCTGCTATCCGCGTAATGTACTGCTGCATGAACGTCTCTTGTAGTCCAAAAGCTTTCAGCCAACTTTTTATTGAGAGTTGTACGAGTCTGTGCATCTCAAACTTATTCCCTTCTTCATTCACAGCGATAAGGCAGTAGTTCCTCAGAACCAATATGTCTTCTTCAAAACTGCTACTGATATCATTATCAGAATCTTCGCCAGCGTCGGATTCTGATTTTTCAGTCTCATCCAGATTGTTGCTTTGCATCGTGGGATGGTTGAGCACCCACTCTGGAATGCCTTGTCGATCGAAGAAACTCATGAGCGATAGAAGATCTGCCGCAGAACGTTGCTGCGAGCGAATATGGTCGAATGAGATTGCCCATGTTCTGAGGACTGTGTTCGATGTCTCCTCGTCCCGCCCTATATCGTTTGCTTCATACTTTAAAAGTTTCACGCTTTCTCGTTCGCTCTTTCGAAACTCGGCGAGATATTTCTCAATCGAACTTCGCGGCCTTCTCGCTTGTATATAGGCAGCGGCCTGGCCAATAGCCAGGGGTATACATTCCAATGCTTTCACCAGATCTTCCGCCAAACTTGCCTCCGAAGGCAACAAAGGTGATcccatcttcctctctaACAATGTAAGTGCATCCGCCTCTGACATTGTATCGACGTCAATTATATGCTTGTGTCCCCCAGTCAGTTTGGAAGCAAGGCTTCTATTGCGCGTGGTAAGGACGATAGCTCCGTTTCGACTCTTGGGAATGTATGCCGCTAATGACCGCTTGTCATGGACACTTTCACTTGCGCTATAGAGTACCTCGGTTTCATCGGCACTATCAAGGATGATAATCCACCGACCATTGTGTTCGATGGATAGCCAATTTTTTACAAGAAGCGGTATATCAGCCTGGGGTTGCTTCCGCTCAGGCAATTTAACGGCGTCGGCAATCAACCTGAAGCCTTCTTGAACACGCTCCTGTGTAGCTGCATGAATCCAGAACACCCAGATATTCTTATGCTTGTCGGCGAATCTGTGGGCGAATTCAATGGCCAGCTGCGATTTtccaacaccaccaagccCCACGAGCGCCACTCGACCGGCGGGCTCCAAGCAGTGCGCAGAAATTTTGTCGAGCATGTCTCCTCGGTTGACGAAATCGGGGTCACGAGGAAAAGGGATCAACTGAGAAAGCGGTGGTGGAGTTTCTCGTCGTTCTGTTAGACACACAGTAATTAGCCCATTAGCCCGGATTCGTCTCTGAATGGCATCGATCATAGTACCCTGGGGGTAGTTGTGCACATTGTTAATATCGCCTTGATGGATCGTGGCATTATCGCCAAAAGTGTTGTTGTCAATACGGCGAGAATTTGACATGGTTCAAGCTAAATGCGCTCTTCTAAGTTGAAAGACTCGGAAACAGATGAGATCAAGGTGTTGATAGAATTATTCGAGATGAAGCGTTGGGCACAGCCTTGGGCTTCAATCTTTCAGAACTCGCTTAGCCCCTCTCCTTGCAAGGCAACCAATAAACAGTCTTGATTATATAACTCATTCCATTTACAGAAGATATATAGTAAGACGGTAATTCTCATCTGATATTCTGTTCATCTGTTCTAAAATATCATATAAATAGCCGGATGTCATATGCTTAGCGTCCGTCTTTTAGTTCTCAGCCAAAGCGTGTGATGCATCCCTGCCATTTTATGAATCAGCTTAAGAATCAAAGCGGAGTTATTAAATCGAGATCGATGGATTAGGTTGATTATATAGCAGTTGAAAATACAGTCTCGACAATATTGAGCTGTTTACTTGGGTTGCGTCAAAGAAAAGATACGGAGATAACATGGAGTGCgtgaagagaggaaagatGATACTGACAGCAGGGAAAGGAACGAGATGAAAAGCGCCGTGTATTATCGCTTTTGTTTATGTAGAACATGAATAGATTAGTAGGATAGGCGGTATACACTGGTTACTGTGCTTCTTTACGTTCTTTTAGCATTAGACAGAGGCAATGTAGAGATATACCGAGTGTTAGCTTCTTACTACCACAGCTGTTGCACCTAGAACCAACACGCTTTTTTTATGGACGTAATTCCATTCAGTGCAGATACAGAGGCAACTGTCTCCATCTCAGACCAAGCAGCTATAAAAGAAACCTCGTTTTGACTAGACAAATGCCTCCTACCGAATCCATCAATGCGGCATGACTCAAACAAACGATCGCTATCAACCTGCCAATGTGTATCACATATAATACAATAACGAAAGGGGGTGGATGAAATTCTTCAAAGAGCATGAGATCAAGCCTGTGTAATGACATCTGGAACTCCCAATTCGACGCTCTCCTCCAGCATGGCTACTCCGTGCGGCACCTTGAgcggagatggaggaaaCCGTTCACTCAATACAGCAGTCGATGCGGCACTTGTTGCTTCGTGGGATGATTCGTCGACGCTCAACTCACGAAGGTGGCCATTTGCCGGCGTTTGCGGAACTGCCGATTCGGAGAGTAGCATGTCAATTTGACTGGAAGAAGCCTTTTCCGAGGGAGTGGAACTACTTGCAGGTTAGCTGCTTCACAAGAACGAGATACTGTTCTTAAATCTAGCTACTCACCAGCCGATATCATCGATGCGGTCATCAGTCTCATTCAAGTGAATCACTGGCGATGGCGGAGGTGTCCATTGTTGTGGATCAAACGTGCTGGATCCAGTAGCCTCTGCAAGCACATCCAGATTCTCGCACTTGGGGGAGTATTTTAAATGCACAGAGACGTTGCCTGATGCTTTGGGCGTCAGAGACCAGTCAAAATCAGCATCGTACTCTTCGATCTCGGTGTCATCCCCTTGCCTTGTCCACAAACGGCGCCCACGAGCTATCTGGGCGTCGATCCAATCCGTGGCACTCATAGTTGATGCGTGTGAATCATGCGTAGAGTGAGCGGGTGAAGATTGAGGCTATCATAGCAATATTAATCACAACTGCTGTAAAGGTATGTATACGCTAATGGAACTTACCAGAGGCACCGGACGGCAGCCAATGTTCGTGAGCACGTTTGCATCAACGACAGGtcgctggccaaggagatggaagctgtagcctgctgctgcagtcGGGGGCACTTCGCCATCGGCAACAGCGTTGAGGCTTAGAAATGCACGGTCTGCACAGCCAGGACGACAGCTTTGGCATACTCGGTACTGGCACTCCTCTTGCGGAGTGCACAACCATGGCTTCTGGAATCCAATGTTACATGAAGCGCTGTCTAGCCCATACGGCTCAGCGAGGCGACTGAGTATCGCGGCGCTATTCTTGCGAACCTTGTCTCGCTGAATAACGAGCTGGACCTGGGATACCAGTCAGTACCTAGCAAACGATTAGAACGGTCTCTAGGGGTAATGCGTACATTTTCGCGCTGCCTGAGGATATGAGCCACCTGGTCAGGGTGATACTGTGCAAGCTGCTCCTGGCTGATCTCCTGAAAGAAACTGAGCCGGTCTTCGCGAACAGCAGGGCTCCTCTTTCGAATACCCATCATTGGAGTCAACTGACTACCGAGCTGGTCCATGCTGATCTAGTTGCGGTCACAGTTAGCATTTTTTTCCGCGGTAGTTCGTCAGCACAAACGGCGAGTTTCGTCGCGTCTTCGTTGCCATACAAAGTCTCCTCTCGCCACGGCGTGTTCTATCAAGTCCTCTCTATCCTGCGTACACTGGTAGAGCCACCCAGAAGGTCCAGGATAGTGACAGTTGGAACAGAGAAGACTTGGGCTGTAGATTCTCGTCATGGTGGCGTGGGTGCATTGCGGCTCGAAGACTGGGCGCCTGTGCAAGCCCGAAGGAAAGCGATGATACATGATTGACGGGTGTTTGATCTCCTGTTTGAAGCAGAGATGGGCTATCGTGAAGCTGTTGTCGACTCCAAAACGGGATAAGCAGGCGATGCTCGGGCGATGCTCAGGGGCTTGAATCCAGAGCTGGGTAAGTCCTAACGATGTTGGCGAAGAATGATGGCGAGATTTAGGACGATGGAGAGGCCAAATATTGGACTATTGGGGAgtgaaaagatgaagatttttttctttttcctcagTCTGGACGAGACAGGCATCTGAAGGAAGGGACCTGAAAGTTTTGCAGGCAGGCGGTGCCGGTGCGTGACTGACTGCCAGTGCCAAACAGCTGCCCGCCATTGTAGTGCTGGAGGCTCAACTGAGGCTGCCCTGTTGTTAGTGATTGACGCCCATGATTTAGGTGCTGGTCAAGATGCTGATAGCAGCTTGAAGGTTCCATCTGATAAGAGATCCATGGATGACATGAAGCCAAGTTGATCCATCAAATTGTTCAAAggatacggagtacaaagCCCTGAATTGGATTAGCACCTCCATGATGAGGCTTCATTGTCAAGTGAATGGACAAGACAGCTGGTCTTATACTAGATAATGTTGACAATATGGCATTGACCTGAGCTGAGGTTTGCTTGAGCTACATGAGAAAGGGCTGAAACATTCGAGACAATTGTGTTGCAGTGTATCATAAGTCATCAATGTCCATGTGCCCAGGCAGCTATCATTGTTTGTCAAACCACAGTCACAGAGACGGCATCCAGAGACCGACCGCAATATAACAGTCTCTCTATTGGCCAGCAGAATGCAAAAACCACCACAGCCATTCATTATTCAACCAATATTATTCGATACATTCATATATTGATCCAGCATGTATCACCTGTACGAGCGTGCACTAGCCTGCATAACAGTCAATATCGGCCAATGAACGCGCGCAAATGCCGTTTGTTATCGGTCCTCCACACGACACCGCCTGCGGACCCAATAGGAACgccaacagctgcagctccccaaaacaaacaaaaactTGTGCACTGCATCTCACGGGAGCAGCCATGCCGCCACCCAGGCACGGCACGGTAGTGTatacagtacagtacctagggggagaagaggcgaACGATTGATTGCTTACAGgaacaggcacaggcacaggaaCGGGAACAAGCAAACTTGATCGGGAGTGAGGCGCTGCCACAGTCATCATCgctcatctcatctgcaCCATGCACGACAGACACGCGCGTGGCACGGCACAGCCAGCCCAAGGTTAGCCAGCCATGCAATCTCGGGTCCCCCCAGCCtccagcctccatctccatcttaTATCGTATCAAAAATCTTCGTGGTTGCTGTGGAGAAGGGAAATCAACCAAAGACGGTGCCGTCAATAACCCTCGCAGGGGCCGCAAAAGCGCGCGACTCCAGCCAATGGCGGCCGCTGCTGAGCAACAACACCACgacaaagcaaagacaaccttgaccttgccaaTGATGCTACCGCACGCCTCGTACAACTAGTGCAGTCCGTCCAGGTAGCGGCCGGCCGTGCCTTGGGCTTGCTTGGGGCCTGCTCGGGGCCTGGCAACCTTGCGACAGGCCTTGGACAGGCCTtgcctctcatcatctcaaCCCCCTGCCTCTCGTGCGTCTTAGCCTCGACCCAACACTCCAATCGCCAGCCCGGAGCCGCCCACATTTCGCCCACACTCGCCCACTTTCAGCCAGCAACGAGCAGCGGGAGCTTCAGGTCGCGACTCGACCGAACGCTGCGCTGCCCGATCGTGCGACCCCATCCGCTTTCCCAGCCTTTTTTCTCACCTCCCAGCTCCCAGCTCCCAGCTCCGGgctccagctcagcccaAAAGCTTGCTTGCAGGTGCGGAAAACTGGAACCGCGCTGCCAGACGCGTCTCTTGATTCGGCCGCCGCGCACCCACCCGATGCCCAAAGCAGACACAAGTTTATTAGGTGCCATCGGTCGGATTACAGGAAATACGGGGGGATTCTCAGGTACGAAAGCTGTGGCTCCGGCCGTCTGTGTTCGAGGGTCGAGGTCGAAGCTGTGCCTGCACTCGTAgttacggagtacggagtactgtaGCGCCAGTCCAGCACGAGTACAATCCCGTCGAGCATCCCGTACTCATCGGTACCTACCCTTTGCCTATACGTCCCGTCGTGGCACAAGTACCCCCGTGTGGTCTGTCTGTACCTTACCtgcctcatctcatctctctcgctcGACCTAGACAGGTACGAGGTACCGGCGTCATCCTTCCCGCCCAGCCTCTCTCATTCAATCTCCTCTGCGCTTCTTCACTCTTCAATCTCACTCCCTCGCGCGCTccctctctcgcctctctcccttcttcccaCTCCCTTCGGGGCCGCTGAGAAGAATCGAAACGAGAATCCCCCGGCACAATCGTCTTTGCCCCAGGACAAACCACGTTGAGTTCCCGTGAACGCTGCTGCTTGAACCGGTAAGTTTTGGCATTGAGGCCgctttttgttgtttgttttgttttgtttgctttgctgtgtGTTGCTGGTATCGCCTGTCTTCCTGTCCCTCCCGCAGCTCCCCTCAGGTTCAGGATCGCTTCGTCTTCCCACGCCGTCATCCTAGCGGACGCGACACGGTTGGCAAGGGGGAGGCGGTTCAAGGGCCCTCCTCAAGTCCCCTTTGCCGAGGCAGCAAGTCCCAAACTGTATGCACTTGCATGCTCAAGAGCTGGATCAGCAAGCCCAGCGGACTCCAGACATGTCCAGGGCCCGGGGGGGTTGGGAGACCCACTCAGCGCATCAAGGCTCAGTGTCTCGTCG
This genomic interval from Trichoderma breve strain T069 chromosome 7 map unlocalized scaffold00008, whole genome shotgun sequence contains the following:
- a CDS encoding prephenate dehydrogenase domain-containing protein; its protein translation is MASAQSSVPAGMENFTVGLIGMGDMGRMYAERLSEAGWRILACDREDRYDSLKEKYNGKKNIEILRNGHLVSRASDYIIYSVEAAFIDRVIAQYGPSTKMGAIVGGQTSCKSPEIEAFEAHLPSDVYIVSCHSLHGPGVDPQNQPLVLIQHRAPDEALRKVEIVLSCLKSKYVHLTAQEHDRITADTQAVTHAAFLSMGKAWHANRQYPWELSRYVGGIENVKMNIMLRIYSQKWHVYAGLAILNPEARKQVSQYAKSTTELYKLMLEGNFDDLKARIYGARDRVFGASKSWASRPLLEPSILTAFSLGTPTPEEPARPNNHLSLLAMVDCWAALGIVPYDHMLCSTPLFRLRLGVTEHLFRNTEMLDETLRTAVDDKRYRSDDLEFTFAARGWAECVTLGHFETWEKRFVSTQEFFQPRFADAKKVGDEMMKKVQASMDEALKMEDK
- a CDS encoding tetratricopeptide repeat domain-containing protein, yielding MSNSRRIDNNTFGDNATIHQGDINNVHNYPQERRETPPPLSQLIPFPRDPDFVNRGDMLDKISAHCLEPAGRVALVGLGGVGKSQLAIEFAHRFADKHKNIWVFWIHAATQERVQEGFRLIADAVKLPERKQPQADIPLLVKNWLSIEHNGRWIIILDSADETEVLYSASESVHDKRSLAAYIPKSRNGAIVLTTRNRSLASKLTGGHKHIIDVDTMSEADALTLLERKMGSPLLPSEASLAEDLVKALECIPLAIGQAAAYIQARRPRSSIEKYLAEFRKSERESVKLLKYEANDIGRDEETSNTVLRTWAISFDHIRSQQRSAADLLSLMSFFDRQGIPEWVLNHPTMQSNNLDETEKSESDAGEDSDNDISSSFEEDILVLRNYCLIAVNEEGNKFEMHRLVQLSIKSWLKAFGLQETFMQQYITRIAASFPTTKYENWAICRDLFAHVQVALDYRPNEDTLEDWVILCYKGGKYARRQGKYNLAEQMARKSKKVCEKKFGKDDALMLQSIWSLASIISEQGRWNEGEELHVQLVESYTAKFGADHPDTLRIMGDLAIIYWNQRRWDDAEELEVKVLEARKNTLGTDHPYTLHSMNSLASTYRKQGRLNEAEKLLVQVTEAYKNTLGIDHPYTLEGMQELESTYRNQGRWDEAEELGMQVVEARKNMFGADHPYTLQSMGNLALTYYKQGRWEEAEKLEVQVMKALKMNLGADHPDTLSGMNNLAITWKKQGVQHPVTLGSSKWLEIWSNDRE